A genomic stretch from Mycobacterium cookii includes:
- a CDS encoding LLM class F420-dependent oxidoreductase, producing the protein MTRHHLKVDGGVFTDLARVPELAKELERQGYDACWTGEINHDPFLPLLLTAEHTSRLELGTSIAVAFARSPMTVANLAWDLQTYSQGRFILGLGTQIKPHIEKRFSMPWSYPVARMREFVLALQAIWSAWKDGGRLRFEGEFYTHTLMTPMFTPEPQPFPAPRIFIAAVGEAMTEMCGEVADGLLAHAFTTRRYLHEVTVPSLERGLQRSGRDRSAFQVACPVFVVTGADEDEIRLGAAGVRKQIAFYGSTPAYRKVLELHGWGNVADELHRLSRQGEWDAMATLVDDDILHAFAAVATTDKLAAAIADRCDGVIDRVMPTFPRTMPAATVAAVLQELRR; encoded by the coding sequence ATGACGCGCCATCACCTCAAGGTCGACGGTGGCGTCTTTACCGATCTGGCCCGCGTGCCGGAGTTGGCGAAAGAGCTCGAGCGGCAGGGCTACGACGCCTGCTGGACCGGCGAAATCAACCACGATCCTTTCCTGCCTTTGCTGCTGACCGCCGAACACACCTCGCGGCTGGAATTGGGAACCAGTATCGCGGTGGCGTTCGCTCGCAGTCCGATGACGGTGGCCAACCTCGCGTGGGATCTGCAGACCTACTCACAGGGCCGCTTCATTCTGGGCCTGGGCACTCAGATCAAGCCGCATATCGAGAAGCGGTTCAGCATGCCGTGGAGCTATCCGGTGGCCAGGATGCGTGAGTTCGTTCTTGCGCTGCAGGCGATCTGGTCAGCATGGAAAGACGGCGGCCGACTTCGGTTCGAGGGCGAGTTCTACACCCATACGTTGATGACACCGATGTTTACCCCTGAGCCCCAACCGTTTCCGGCACCGAGGATATTCATCGCCGCGGTCGGTGAAGCGATGACCGAAATGTGCGGTGAGGTCGCCGACGGTCTACTGGCGCACGCTTTCACGACGCGGCGGTACCTGCACGAGGTCACCGTCCCGTCGCTCGAGCGCGGCCTGCAGCGATCGGGCCGCGATCGGTCCGCGTTCCAGGTGGCATGCCCGGTGTTCGTCGTGACCGGTGCCGACGAGGACGAGATACGGCTCGGCGCAGCAGGAGTCCGCAAGCAGATCGCGTTCTACGGTTCGACGCCGGCCTACCGCAAAGTGCTCGAATTGCACGGCTGGGGCAACGTCGCCGACGAGTTGCACCGGCTGTCGCGGCAAGGTGAGTGGGACGCCATGGCGACGCTGGTCGACGACGACATCTTGCACGCGTTCGCCGCGGTCGCAACGACCGATAAGCTCGCGGCCGCGATCGCCGACCGCTGCGACGGCGTGATCGATCGGGTGATGCCGACATTTCCGCGAACCATGCCCGCGGCCACCGTCGCCGCGGTGCTACAGGAGCTACGTCGATGA
- a CDS encoding HNH endonuclease signature motif containing protein, with amino-acid sequence MRSRSREEIVEVLNALEANYKSALDLTFDVLTTPERLRVLERWEQMRRCQPAVEHPLINQLAAQADPTELGGKLAGALADRLRISRAEASRRIHEAADLGDRRALNGEALPPVLDATAAAQRNGDLGAGHVAVIRSFWHRLPDFVDIETRTKAEAQLTRLAVEHRPDELAKLADKLADCLNPDGDFTDVDRAKRRGIAIGKQDLDGMSPITGWLTPEARATIDAVFAKLAAPGMCNSADDEPCVSGTPSQAAIDDDARTSGQRNHDALLALARSSLASGELGQHNGLPTSIVVTTTLKELEAGAGKALTGGGTLLPMSDVIRLARHAHHYLAIFDKGKALALYHTKRLASPAQRIVLYAKDRGCTFPNCEVAGYFCEVHHCDPYATNPVTDINTLALACGPNHKLAEQGWTTRKNRHGDTEWIPPPHLDRGQPRINTFHHPEKLLRDDEEDGP; translated from the coding sequence ATGCGTTCTAGGAGCCGTGAGGAGATCGTCGAGGTTCTCAACGCGCTCGAAGCGAACTACAAGAGCGCCTTGGATCTGACGTTTGACGTGCTGACCACCCCCGAACGGCTCAGGGTTCTGGAGCGGTGGGAGCAGATGCGCCGTTGCCAACCGGCCGTCGAACACCCGTTGATCAATCAGCTTGCCGCACAGGCTGACCCGACCGAATTGGGCGGCAAATTAGCCGGAGCATTGGCCGACCGGTTGCGGATCAGCCGCGCCGAAGCGTCGCGACGTATCCACGAGGCTGCCGACTTGGGTGATCGTCGCGCATTAAACGGCGAGGCTCTGCCGCCGGTGCTCGACGCCACCGCTGCCGCGCAGCGCAACGGCGACCTGGGCGCCGGTCACGTCGCTGTGATCCGGAGCTTCTGGCATCGGCTGCCCGACTTCGTCGACATCGAGACCCGCACCAAGGCCGAGGCGCAATTGACCCGCTTGGCCGTAGAGCACCGCCCCGATGAGTTGGCCAAGTTGGCCGACAAGCTCGCCGACTGCCTCAACCCCGACGGCGACTTCACCGACGTCGACCGCGCCAAACGGCGCGGCATCGCCATCGGTAAACAGGATCTCGACGGCATGAGCCCCATCACCGGATGGCTGACGCCGGAAGCCCGCGCAACGATCGATGCCGTGTTCGCCAAACTCGCAGCACCGGGGATGTGCAACTCCGCCGACGACGAGCCGTGTGTCAGCGGCACTCCGTCGCAGGCCGCCATCGACGACGACGCCCGCACCTCTGGGCAACGCAACCACGATGCGCTTCTTGCGTTGGCACGCAGCTCCTTAGCCTCCGGGGAGCTCGGTCAGCACAACGGCTTGCCCACCAGCATCGTGGTCACCACGACCCTGAAGGAGCTGGAGGCCGGCGCCGGGAAAGCCCTGACTGGCGGCGGCACACTGCTGCCGATGAGCGACGTGATCCGGCTCGCCAGGCACGCCCACCACTATCTGGCCATCTTCGACAAGGGCAAGGCCCTGGCGCTCTATCACACCAAACGCCTGGCCTCGCCTGCGCAGCGAATTGTGTTGTACGCCAAGGACCGCGGGTGCACCTTTCCCAACTGCGAAGTAGCTGGCTACTTCTGCGAAGTCCACCACTGCGACCCCTACGCCACCAACCCCGTCACCGACATCAACACCCTCGCCCTGGCCTGCGGCCCCAACCACAAACTCGCCGAACAAGGCTGGACGACACGGAAGAACCGGCATGGCGATACCGAGTGGATCCCGCCGCCGCATCTCGACCGGGGTCAGCCGCGGATTAACACCTTTCATCACCCCGAGAAGCTGCTACGGGACGACGAAGAGGATGGACCGTAG
- a CDS encoding acyl-CoA carboxylase subunit beta — translation MTKPPDWQETLDDLDRRRRRTWAMGGPERLAKHRDKGKLDARARIEYLLDAGTFRELGTLVGGEAAADGIIVGSGLINGSPVMLGAEDFTTLAGSIGPGGNSKRYRIAELALRDKIPLVMLLEGAGFRPGGGHYGRSPTDLLAQAQCSGRVPTVAAVLGPSAGHGALVAPVCDFRIMSEQGAIFTAGPPVVKESTGEDISKEDLGGPGVALPSGVIHNVAEDDEAVLDDVRRYLSYFPSSAWSYPASLPDDETSAPRSLPELIDIVSRDNRRVYDMRGVLDVIFDRPDWFEVQPRFGKAVICALAHLGGHPVAVVANQPKVLAGSIDADAADKAAHFIMVADSFHLPILFLADNPGMLPGSRSERSGVLRAGARMFAAQTAASTVKLHVTLRKAYGFGSMVMSLLSFDGQGATFAYPGATMGAMSAAALSKASHAGEDLTAQLRDAELQASYRSAEHMGFDELIDPRETRDALLAALRRGLSSRQAAAEPVSRTVIMP, via the coding sequence ATGACGAAGCCCCCCGACTGGCAGGAGACGCTCGACGATCTCGACCGTCGCCGCCGGCGCACCTGGGCGATGGGCGGTCCGGAGCGACTGGCCAAACACCGCGACAAGGGCAAACTCGATGCGCGGGCGCGCATCGAATACCTTTTGGATGCGGGGACGTTTCGCGAACTCGGCACGCTGGTCGGCGGCGAGGCCGCCGCGGACGGCATCATCGTCGGGTCCGGCTTGATCAACGGCTCACCGGTGATGCTCGGCGCCGAAGATTTCACCACGTTGGCGGGCAGCATCGGGCCGGGCGGAAACTCCAAGCGCTACCGCATCGCCGAACTGGCTCTGCGCGACAAGATTCCGTTGGTGATGCTGCTCGAGGGCGCGGGCTTTCGCCCGGGTGGTGGGCACTACGGGCGTTCCCCCACCGATCTACTTGCCCAGGCGCAATGCTCGGGCCGGGTGCCGACCGTCGCCGCTGTGTTGGGTCCGTCGGCCGGACACGGCGCACTGGTGGCACCGGTGTGCGATTTTCGCATCATGAGTGAGCAGGGTGCGATCTTCACCGCGGGGCCTCCGGTGGTGAAAGAGTCCACCGGAGAGGACATCTCGAAAGAGGACCTCGGCGGTCCCGGCGTCGCGCTACCGAGCGGGGTGATTCACAACGTCGCCGAGGACGACGAAGCGGTGCTCGACGACGTCCGCCGCTATCTGTCCTATTTCCCTTCCAGCGCTTGGTCATATCCGGCGTCGCTGCCCGATGACGAGACCTCCGCGCCACGGTCGCTACCGGAATTGATCGACATCGTCTCGCGCGACAACCGCCGCGTCTACGACATGCGCGGTGTGCTCGATGTGATTTTCGACCGCCCCGACTGGTTCGAGGTTCAACCGCGATTCGGCAAGGCGGTCATCTGCGCGCTGGCCCACCTCGGCGGCCATCCGGTCGCGGTGGTGGCCAATCAGCCCAAGGTGCTGGCGGGTTCCATTGATGCTGACGCCGCGGACAAGGCGGCGCATTTCATCATGGTGGCCGACTCGTTTCACCTGCCCATCCTCTTCCTGGCCGACAACCCCGGCATGCTGCCCGGAAGTCGCTCTGAGCGCAGTGGCGTGCTGCGCGCGGGCGCGCGGATGTTCGCCGCCCAGACGGCGGCCAGCACGGTCAAGCTACACGTGACGCTGCGTAAGGCCTACGGATTCGGTTCAATGGTCATGTCGCTGTTGAGTTTTGACGGCCAAGGCGCAACCTTCGCCTATCCCGGTGCGACGATGGGCGCGATGAGCGCGGCGGCGCTGAGCAAGGCATCGCATGCCGGCGAAGACCTCACCGCTCAACTGCGGGATGCCGAATTGCAGGCGTCGTACCGGTCGGCCGAGCACATGGGCTTCGACGAACTCATCGACCCCCGCGAGACACGAGACGCGCTATTGGCTGCCCTGCGCCGAGGACTGTCGAGCCGGCAGGCTGCCGCCGAACCGGTGAGCCGCACTGTCATCATGCCGTAG
- a CDS encoding cytochrome P450: MDDAAKVLADPQAYADEPKLHAALTHLRANAPVSRVEVPNYRPFWAITKHADVMDIERNNALFTNWPRPVLTTTEGDEMSAAAGVRTLIHLDDPQHRAMRAIGADWFRPKAMRALKVRVDELATTYVDKMLADGPECDFVQEIAVNYPLFVIMSLLGIPESDFSRMLKLTQELFGSDDSEFKLGSSNEDQLPALLDMFGYFNGVTAARREHPTEDLASAIANARIDGEPLSDIETVSYYLIVATAGHDTTSATISGGLHGLIDNPDQLDRLRGNLDLMPLATEEMIRWATPVKEFMRTAAEDTEVRGVPIEAGESVLLSYVSANRDEDAFTDPFHFDVGREPNKHVAFGYGVHFCLGAALARMEVNSFFTELVPRLKSIELNGDPEHVATTFVGGLKHLPVRYSLR, from the coding sequence ATGGATGACGCCGCCAAGGTTCTGGCCGATCCGCAAGCGTACGCCGACGAACCGAAACTGCATGCGGCACTGACTCATTTGCGCGCCAACGCTCCGGTGTCGCGGGTCGAGGTGCCGAACTACCGGCCGTTCTGGGCGATCACCAAGCATGCGGATGTGATGGACATCGAACGCAACAACGCGCTGTTCACCAACTGGCCGCGCCCGGTGCTGACCACGACGGAGGGTGACGAGATGTCAGCCGCTGCGGGGGTGCGCACGTTGATCCACCTGGACGATCCGCAGCACCGTGCGATGCGGGCGATCGGCGCGGATTGGTTCCGGCCCAAGGCGATGCGGGCGCTGAAGGTCCGTGTCGACGAGCTCGCCACGACCTACGTCGACAAGATGCTGGCGGATGGCCCGGAATGCGATTTCGTCCAGGAGATCGCCGTCAACTACCCGCTGTTCGTGATCATGTCGCTGCTGGGAATTCCCGAATCGGACTTCTCGCGGATGCTCAAGCTGACCCAGGAGTTGTTCGGGAGCGATGACAGCGAATTCAAACTTGGAAGCTCCAACGAGGACCAGTTGCCGGCGCTGCTCGACATGTTCGGCTACTTCAACGGTGTCACCGCGGCGCGCCGCGAGCACCCAACCGAGGATCTGGCATCCGCAATCGCCAACGCGCGCATCGACGGCGAGCCGCTGTCCGATATCGAGACGGTGTCCTACTACCTGATCGTGGCCACCGCCGGCCACGACACCACCAGCGCGACGATCTCCGGTGGCTTGCACGGGTTGATCGACAACCCCGACCAACTCGACCGATTGCGCGGCAACCTCGATCTGATGCCGCTGGCAACCGAGGAGATGATCCGCTGGGCCACACCGGTCAAGGAATTCATGCGCACCGCCGCCGAGGACACCGAGGTGCGCGGGGTGCCGATCGAGGCGGGGGAGTCGGTGCTGTTGTCGTATGTGTCAGCCAACCGGGACGAGGACGCATTCACCGACCCGTTCCACTTCGACGTCGGCCGCGAACCCAACAAGCATGTGGCTTTCGGTTACGGCGTGCACTTCTGCCTGGGGGCCGCACTGGCCCGCATGGAGGTCAACAGCTTCTTCACCGAGCTGGTGCCCAGGTTGAAATCCATTGAATTGAACGGTGACCCAGAACATGTCGCCACTACATTCGTCGGCGGGCTCAAGCATCTACCGGTGCGCTACTCGCTGCGCTGA
- a CDS encoding alpha/beta fold hydrolase: protein MHGGEHSADCWDLTVDELRRLEPNLPVLAVDLPGHGATPGDLTSVSIADCVRSAVQQIENAGLREVIVVGHSLAGLTVPGIVAALGRSRVREMILAASCLPVQGEAIVDTLVGPLAWYVRRTVRRKKLPVTTPDLLSTLIFCNGMTREQRRFTLSRIHAEATTLIAEPVDRRDLSDDVPRTWILTLRDHALFRRTQLRSIAALGGVHTLIPVDTCHDLMISEPRLLAEILIERCRLRSRA, encoded by the coding sequence GTGCACGGCGGTGAGCATTCAGCCGATTGCTGGGATCTCACCGTCGACGAGCTCCGTCGCCTCGAGCCGAACTTACCGGTGCTGGCCGTCGACCTACCCGGCCACGGCGCGACGCCGGGAGATCTGACCTCGGTCAGCATCGCGGATTGTGTGCGGTCGGCGGTCCAGCAGATCGAGAACGCCGGGCTGCGCGAGGTGATCGTGGTCGGCCATTCGCTCGCGGGGCTGACGGTGCCCGGAATCGTGGCTGCGTTGGGGCGATCGCGGGTGCGCGAGATGATTTTGGCGGCGTCGTGCCTGCCGGTGCAGGGCGAGGCGATCGTCGACACGCTCGTCGGCCCGCTTGCCTGGTACGTACGCCGGACCGTGCGGCGCAAGAAGCTGCCCGTGACAACGCCGGATCTGTTGAGCACCTTGATTTTCTGCAATGGCATGACGCGGGAGCAGCGTCGCTTCACGCTGTCGCGGATACACGCCGAGGCAACGACGCTCATCGCCGAGCCGGTCGATCGCCGTGATCTGTCCGACGATGTTCCGCGGACGTGGATCCTGACCCTGCGTGATCACGCGCTATTTCGGCGCACCCAGTTGCGCAGCATCGCCGCGCTCGGCGGCGTCCACACGCTGATTCCGGTCGACACCTGCCACGACCTGATGATCAGCGAACCACGGCTGCTGGCCGAGATTCTGATCGAGCGCTGCCGACTGCGGTCCCGCGCGTAA
- a CDS encoding TIGR03857 family LLM class F420-dependent oxidoreductase, translating to MTDRPLDELGYYLLAGAGGEGPATLMDEARRGEELGFGTAFISERWNVKEASSLVGAACAVTSRMQIATAATNHNTRHPLITGSWATTMHRLSGGRFTLGVGRGIAAIYGAFGIPPVTTAQMEDWAQVMRRLWHGEVIFNHDGPMGKYPILFLDPDFREDIRLALVAFGPNTLSLGGRVFDDVILHTYFTPETLQRCVTTVKSAAEKAGRDPDSVRVWSCFATVGDHLPEQLRLKKTVARLATYLQGYGDLLVRTNNWDPAVLQRFRADTVVTSIAGGIDHKATPEQIEHIATLIPDEWLEPSATGSAQQCVDRIDKEFGYGADALIMHGATPDELEPIVAAYRASR from the coding sequence TTGACCGATCGACCGCTCGACGAATTGGGTTACTACCTGTTGGCGGGAGCCGGCGGCGAAGGCCCGGCCACGTTGATGGACGAGGCGCGACGCGGCGAGGAGTTGGGCTTCGGCACCGCATTCATCTCCGAACGCTGGAACGTCAAAGAGGCGTCGTCTCTGGTCGGTGCCGCATGCGCCGTCACCAGCCGGATGCAGATCGCCACCGCCGCAACCAATCACAACACCCGGCACCCCTTGATCACCGGATCCTGGGCGACGACGATGCACCGGCTGTCCGGTGGTCGCTTCACGCTCGGCGTGGGCCGCGGCATCGCCGCGATCTACGGGGCCTTCGGCATCCCGCCGGTGACGACCGCACAGATGGAGGATTGGGCCCAGGTTATGCGCCGGTTGTGGCACGGCGAGGTGATCTTCAACCATGACGGGCCAATGGGCAAGTACCCCATCCTTTTTCTCGATCCCGACTTCAGGGAGGACATCCGCCTGGCCCTGGTGGCGTTCGGGCCGAACACACTGTCGTTGGGCGGCAGGGTTTTCGATGACGTCATCCTGCACACCTACTTCACACCGGAAACTCTGCAGCGCTGTGTGACGACAGTGAAGTCCGCTGCCGAGAAGGCCGGACGCGACCCGGACAGCGTACGAGTGTGGTCCTGCTTCGCCACGGTTGGCGACCATCTGCCGGAGCAGCTGCGGTTGAAGAAGACCGTCGCGCGACTCGCCACATACCTTCAGGGATACGGCGACCTGTTGGTGCGGACCAATAATTGGGACCCTGCTGTCCTGCAGCGGTTTCGGGCCGACACGGTGGTGACGTCGATCGCCGGCGGAATCGACCACAAAGCCACACCCGAGCAGATCGAGCACATCGCGACGCTGATCCCCGACGAGTGGCTGGAGCCGTCGGCAACCGGGTCGGCCCAGCAATGCGTGGACCGGATCGACAAGGAATTCGGCTACGGGGCCGACGCGCTGATCATGCACGGCGCGACGCCCGATGAACTCGAGCCGATCGTCGCCGCCTACCGAGCCAGCCGCTGA
- a CDS encoding pyridoxamine 5'-phosphate oxidase family protein — translation MGIRLTKDEAWKAVESAHTGILTTLRRDGMPIALPVWFVVDDHAIALMTPVGTKKIARVQHDPRASFLVESGERYVDLRGVHFTGRVAVVEDSDARGRIEAAVDAKYASFRPPAGALPAASQAYYAEHVFLRFLPDERILTWDNARLALRKS, via the coding sequence ATGGGCATCCGGTTGACCAAGGACGAGGCATGGAAAGCCGTTGAATCGGCGCATACCGGAATTCTGACCACACTTCGCCGCGACGGTATGCCGATTGCGCTTCCGGTGTGGTTCGTTGTCGATGACCATGCGATCGCGCTGATGACCCCGGTCGGCACCAAGAAGATCGCGCGCGTCCAGCACGACCCGCGGGCGTCGTTCCTCGTCGAGTCGGGGGAGCGGTACGTCGATTTGCGCGGCGTCCATTTCACCGGACGAGTCGCGGTCGTGGAGGATTCCGACGCCCGGGGCCGAATCGAGGCCGCCGTCGACGCCAAGTATGCGTCGTTCCGCCCGCCGGCGGGCGCCTTGCCGGCAGCTTCGCAGGCCTACTACGCCGAGCACGTGTTTCTGCGCTTCCTACCCGACGAACGAATCCTGACGTGGGACAACGCCCGGCTCGCGCTTCGAAAGTCGTGA
- a CDS encoding PHB depolymerase family esterase, translating to MNGISLATRIAREFGMVVPRTVTGLNESTGWTPMTPRGARQFGEAMLDELVLSGFSLLGGDPAELRTPAECSAAAEELAALGVDGAHAEPEPLQVKTLRQHSIGRLAYERMRFDHDPALPETLAAEGLSRPACAAVHLCRHDDGPRPWLVWVHGAGQGGTEDLVLSRIGHIHHRLGFNVAMPVQPGHGCRRREWPAYPDMDPLGNVAGMMRAVSEVRAVVRWVQPQATAVVVAGISMGTPVAALVSHLERQIDAVALYTPILGLNAMIARHLGRWGSSRDGYRDLLASPEVSKLTSVIDPLAADPAPPPHQRLIVGAWHDRMAMREPAIALHERWNGELYWYDGSHVGHIFSRRVQRVTERFLLTVTEGAESRTAE from the coding sequence ATGAACGGCATATCGCTGGCGACGCGCATCGCACGCGAGTTCGGCATGGTGGTGCCGCGCACCGTGACCGGCCTCAACGAATCGACCGGATGGACACCGATGACGCCGCGCGGCGCACGACAGTTCGGCGAGGCCATGCTGGACGAGCTTGTGCTGTCCGGGTTTTCGCTGCTGGGCGGTGATCCGGCCGAGCTGCGCACACCGGCCGAGTGCAGCGCCGCGGCCGAGGAACTGGCGGCGCTGGGAGTCGACGGCGCCCACGCCGAACCGGAACCACTACAGGTGAAGACGCTGCGGCAGCACAGCATCGGCCGGTTGGCCTACGAGCGGATGAGGTTCGACCATGATCCGGCGCTGCCCGAGACCTTGGCGGCCGAGGGTCTGAGCAGACCAGCCTGCGCAGCGGTACACCTGTGCCGGCACGACGACGGACCGCGGCCGTGGCTGGTGTGGGTGCACGGCGCCGGCCAGGGCGGCACCGAAGACCTGGTGCTGTCTCGTATCGGACACATCCACCACAGGCTGGGCTTCAACGTCGCGATGCCGGTGCAGCCCGGCCACGGCTGCCGGCGCCGCGAGTGGCCGGCGTATCCGGACATGGATCCGCTGGGCAACGTCGCCGGGATGATGCGTGCGGTGTCGGAGGTCCGGGCCGTCGTCAGATGGGTGCAGCCGCAAGCCACCGCCGTTGTGGTGGCCGGGATTTCGATGGGCACTCCGGTGGCCGCGCTGGTGTCGCACTTGGAGCGGCAGATCGACGCTGTGGCTCTGTACACCCCGATTCTGGGGCTGAACGCGATGATCGCACGGCACCTGGGTCGCTGGGGGTCGTCGCGCGACGGATACCGTGACCTGCTGGCCTCCCCGGAAGTCTCGAAGCTCACCTCGGTGATCGACCCGTTGGCCGCCGACCCCGCGCCACCGCCGCACCAGCGGCTCATCGTCGGCGCATGGCATGACCGGATGGCCATGCGAGAACCCGCAATCGCTCTGCACGAACGCTGGAATGGCGAACTGTACTGGTATGACGGCAGCCACGTCGGACATATCTTCTCCAGGCGGGTGCAGCGGGTGACCGAGCGGTTTCTGCTTACTGTTACTGAAGGCGCGGAAAGCCGTACTGCTGAATGA
- a CDS encoding nitroreductase/quinone reductase family protein translates to MPLRYVDPHTKHGRWYRAFESFIRSRSGELSVRHIFSHIDPWLYRATGGRYPAFLGALSTAPLMTTGAKSGQPREHQVNYFHDGTDAIVIASNYGGPKHPGWYFNLKAHAECELGGEKFFATEVTDPDDYARLYGLAEQVYAGWGDYRLKTDPIGRRIPVFRLKPI, encoded by the coding sequence ATGCCGCTGCGTTACGTGGATCCGCATACGAAGCACGGCCGCTGGTATAGGGCCTTCGAAAGCTTCATCCGTTCGCGGTCGGGAGAGTTGTCGGTGCGTCACATCTTTTCTCACATCGACCCTTGGTTGTATCGCGCAACCGGCGGCCGCTATCCAGCGTTCCTGGGCGCACTGTCGACCGCGCCGCTGATGACGACCGGCGCTAAGTCGGGTCAGCCGCGAGAGCATCAGGTCAACTACTTCCACGACGGGACCGACGCCATCGTCATCGCATCCAATTACGGCGGGCCGAAGCACCCTGGGTGGTACTTCAACTTGAAGGCCCACGCTGAATGCGAACTGGGCGGTGAGAAGTTCTTCGCGACTGAGGTGACCGACCCGGACGACTACGCGCGCCTTTACGGACTGGCGGAGCAGGTCTACGCCGGTTGGGGCGACTACCGCCTTAAGACAGATCCCATTGGCCGCCGTATCCCGGTCTTCCGGCTCAAGCCAATCTAG
- a CDS encoding nuclear transport factor 2 family protein: MSANEPLCPTRTAREVVELYNLVVWNERDFALAEELIGDTVIRHEVGEAVVLSHRAAVDRIIDHWGMFKAIRFDLNLVVAGDDGEHVAIVYQSPMTLKDGTNVDVGSMEIFRVVAGKIIEVWNCGYKQGVWR, translated from the coding sequence ATGAGCGCGAACGAACCGCTGTGCCCGACGCGCACGGCGCGCGAGGTCGTCGAACTCTACAACCTCGTGGTGTGGAATGAGCGCGACTTCGCGCTCGCCGAGGAGTTGATCGGCGACACGGTCATCCGGCACGAGGTGGGTGAGGCGGTAGTGCTCTCGCACCGGGCGGCCGTCGATCGCATCATCGATCACTGGGGCATGTTCAAGGCCATCAGGTTCGACCTGAACCTGGTGGTGGCCGGCGACGATGGCGAACACGTTGCCATCGTCTATCAGTCTCCGATGACGCTCAAGGATGGCACCAATGTTGACGTCGGCAGCATGGAGATCTTCCGTGTCGTGGCCGGCAAAATCATCGAAGTCTGGAATTGTGGCTACAAGCAAGGAGTTTGGCGTTGA